One part of the Sarcophilus harrisii chromosome 5, mSarHar1.11, whole genome shotgun sequence genome encodes these proteins:
- the GPR182 gene encoding G-protein coupled receptor 182 translates to MSTSPNSMMGPSPSETPSSMLFSDLDDLHNWTELIHFFNQTFSECEVKLNENAKRVVLFVLYLAIFVVGLVENLLVIYVNWRSLGQGRLLNLYVFNMAVADLGIILSLPVWMLEVTLDYTWLWGSFFCRFTHYFYFANMYSSIFFLTCLSIDRYITLTSSSLFWQHHQHRVRKGLCAAIWVLSALIPLPEVAHIHLVEAMDPMCLFLAPFETYSSWALAVTLSTIVLGFLLPFPLMIVFNALTVYKLHQAGRPEARRHGLLVCAYVAVFVVCWVPYHVTLLLLTLHGNHIFLHCYLVHVLYFFYDVIDCLSMLHCVANPILYNFLSPSFRSRLMGAVVHYIPKDQTRKDRASSSSSTTKHSIIITKEGAQVN, encoded by the coding sequence ATGTCAACCAGTCCCAATTCCATGATGGGGCCTAGCCCCTCTGAGACCCCTTCCTCAATGCTCTTCAGTGATCTGGACGACCTCCATAACTGGACAGAACTGATACATTTCTTCAATCAAACCTTTTCTGAATGTGAAGTCAAGCTCAATGAAAATGCCAAGCGGGTGGTCCTTTTTGTACTCTACCTGGCCATCTTTGTGGTTGGACTAGTGGAGAATCTGCTAGTTATCTATGTCAACTGGCGAAGCTTGGGCCAAGGGAGACTGCTCAATCTCTATGTCTTCAACATGGCTGTGGCCGACCTGGGTATCATCCTGTCTTTGCCCGTGTGGATGCTAGAAGTCACCCTGGACTACACCTGGTTGTGGGGTAGCTTCTTCTGCCGCTTCACACACTACTTTTATTTTGCCAACATGTACAGCAGCATCTTTTTCCTAACCTGCCTCAGCATAGACCGCTACATCACACTCACCTCCTCATCCCTTTTCTGGCAGCACCATCAGCACCGGGTACGGAAAGGTCTCTGTGCAGCCATTTGGGTCCTTTCTGCCCTCATCCCACTGCCGGAGGTGGCTCACATCCATCTGGTGGAAGCCATGGATCCAATGTGTCTGTTCTTGGCCCCATTTGAGACATACAGTTCCTGGGCATTGGCGGTCACCCTCTCCACCATAGTCCTGGGCTTCCTACTACCCTTTCCGCTTATGATAGTTTTTAATGCACTGACTGTTTACAAGCTCCATCAGGCAGGACGGCCAGAGGCTCGGCGCCACGGCCTGTTGGTTTGTGCCTATGTGGCTGTTTTTGTGGTCTGCTGGGTGCCCTACCATGTCACATTGTTGCTGCTCACATTACATGGGAACCACATCTTCCTCCACTGCTACCTGGTCCACGTCCTCTACTTCTTCTATGATGTCATCGATTGTTTATCGATGCTGCACTGTGTGGCTAACCCTATCCTCTACAACTTTCTTAGTCCCAGCTTCCGTAGCCGGCTGATGGGTGCAGTGGTCCACTATATTCCTAAGGACCAGACCAGAAAAGACAgggcttcctcctcctcctctaccacCAAGCATTCGATCATCATTACTAAGGAGGGAGCCCAAGTCAACTAG